The Bicyclus anynana chromosome 9, ilBicAnyn1.1, whole genome shotgun sequence DNA window GACGACTTGACATTCTATGTACTCTATGACTTGACGTTTgtggttgtttgttttttaaattatatctgtggattagaggtgagtcgtactcgtactcgctaaaacgcgtactgagtgttacgagtacgagtacgccgagagacgcgctccaaagactagctccacgagtatttagaagtacgagccattaggacctatagaatagatacgtactcctaaatactcagtggccagcgattttacgtcatattatctgatactaagcgtacattaatttcaaacgaGTTCTACGtggtcatttggactagtggtatgtacgcaaggtacaaaaaaatttaatcctgagttcgatcccgggtaacagaaaatcatttttgtctttttattttgtttttttcaattggtttcttcaactatttttggtttttgtaatccacaaaaaaaaaatatttgcaaacaaaaatatttcagtcattaatttcaaaatttcaatttaattttattatttagttatttcttttaatattacctcatgatactgtcgggttacattaacttgttactttagcggataaataatcatactaaaacaaataaacattatgtttttaaaataaggattaaaatcagggactccaaatattggagtattaagagttttaagtgtatactgcgttaaaaaatcggtcttatgtttgataaagtaaagacaatttttcatcggcaatgggacgtcactcacacattcttaaacgaacgcgtccgggaacgcgtctcgcgatgttttgtctgttggagtatgaagtgtttattgcgttgaaaaaccggtcttatgtctagacaacaaagtctattttctttcggCATTGATAGAAGTCTCTCACTCACACATTACTAATCGAACGCGTCTCTGAACACGTACCGCATTGGTTGGACCGTTAGAGTATTTACGAGTATTGGACTCGCACTCCGTTGACGTCTTGCGCTCCTCGGTActcggtacttctaaatacgcttaatacgtgtgtaagtccctgctccgtactcgtacgccataccaaagattacagtgtattattggaaatagccCATACGTCTTCCAACAAACCTAGTGTTAAGACCTGCTCCAGTATATACGCCTCACCTCTACTGTGGATCTGTGGATTTAAATGATATGTTTAATCAcaattacctactttaaaataaagtaatttaaattttaatattaatttactcataGAACATAAAAGTCGATTCGTCAATCGGTAATCtggaaattaaattgatttgaaAGATTTATTAACTCGCAAGACGCAACTTTAAACTTTTACCATGAGGACAGATGTGGACAAAGAAGCTGGTACATATGTTCTGAGAAGTTATGGAGAATTCTTTAAAAAGCAGTATCAAGACTATATATCTTTGTTGGAAGATGAAAGTAGAGAAGACAATAAAACATTCTCACCCATACAAGTTGTTTTGGAGTCTAGTGAACTTGTGCCAATTACAGATTTAGTTTCATCTGATAATGCTGTGATAACAAAAGTTTTAAGTGTGCTGACATCTCTGTGTGTGGAAAttcatgatttaaaaaaagaagcttTTGAAAGGTACctctaataaaatacatttcattCTTGTTCATCAGATTCTATAAGTATcacattacttttatattaaataataaaaataataatttctttatttatggctacaaaggtccattggttagttacaatcttaaaaattatgttagtaggtacacaattttttttaaatttgtttaaaaaaaacatttaagaaaataaaaactatctcactgcaccaaaacagaaataaatttctgcagGATCGGCTAGTCAGTCTTGCTTGCTAACATGTTCAAGATCCTATTGGGGCTTGCCTGCATTCTTGCTAGGAGGGATGACtttcgttttctaattattacataaaaatcgTCTGTCCGCTCCTGCGCAAACATACCTGATGCTGAGCAAGATATTGTGTGATAACGCAAGATCATTCTTATgccatacctacatacataatataaaataattatgtttcctGCATTGATTTGTAATGAGGGTGTTATGAACTTCATGACATTTCTACATATGTTTTTATATCAGAAAGGATTATCCACAGCTGCACCAACCGGCTCTTAAAAATTTTGGCTGGGCAGAACAGTATTGAAGGTATTTAAGTAAGGATGGAAGGAAGATTGTTGCACATCTTCAAGGGTGCCACTTATACCTTCACTCTGTTTCACATGTCTCAGAATCTACTCTGAACTTTTCTCGCTGCTATATTTTGTTGGTACCCTCATggtgaattcatggaatgctaagaaaTTTGTCTAGGGTGGGGTGGGGTGCGACCAGTGACGAGAAATATAGACAATAATTGGTCCAATGGCATCAGAGTTATCCCTGTATTTTTCATATTGACGTAATGAAAGAggtctcttcacgagattaccTTGTTGATTGCATGTTAGCACCACTAATTACTTGTGTTTTTCTAGTTATAGTTGTATTATCATTTGCCACGTTTCAGCCATTTCAAATTCCTGTCAGTATATGATGAATATGCTCAAAGTGACATATCTGCTCAAATGGAATCAATATGTCTATTGAACACATTTTTAAGTCGTTGCAATGACACACTGAACAACTTGTGCTGCcaaatatttgccatttttaaTGAAGACATTGTTAATTTGAGTAAGTGTAATCAAATGTAATAGCGTAACCAACAATTAATATTGGTTATATATGATGGAAaatttaaagtattatttagaaattaattgtaatattaacaaaatatctatattgaatttaataaagGTTTCAAcagctaattttaattaattatcaatgTGCCCCTCAGACAAGTCCATAAGAGAATTTGTCCTTAATATTAACTTTTCTATTGTTTCAGATGGAATTCAATGGCActttatgataaataaaattggtGAAATATTCACACTAATAGTAATTTTAGAAATGTTGATTTCAAGATGCACCATTACATCAAATTGGAATAATTTTCGCAAGACTCTAAAAGTGTATGACACAAAGCACAATGATCTGGGCTTAGATGAAGAAAAATTGGGAGCTTTAAATGGAGCTGTAAACAACATAACAGCAAAACTAATGAATGATGATATAATTCAAAGCACTTTACAAAATCTTCTTATGCTaagaaaaaattatttatcactAAAGAACTGTTCAGTTGTTACAGCGGAATTTACTCAATATATAAAACTCGCTATAACAAATCTGGACAAACTAGCTCAGGATAAACCTAGTGGTGACAATTTGTACAAATGCATTAAAATAAATGCTTTATTTGTTTTGAACACGCATCTTTTTGGAAATAATGACaaaaaaacctttaaaagttTAATGGAATTGAACACAAAGgtgaaaatcaatattttattatgaatttcagtaaatattatgtaaaattattaaactaaacaattctttattattttaggcACACAGTATCTTCGTAATTGGGACAGCCATTTGGTTTCCTGAGCAATTTCTTCAAAGATTTGTTCCAGCCCTTTGTGGCAACTACAACAAACTATCACAAGGTATGCTTAAGGCGAGACAGGCTTATATGAGCACAAAAAAGATGTCTTTAACCAAAGATATTGTAAGCCTTCAATATATATGCTCCCAATGGGCATTGACAGTTGAAGAAGTTTTTTCCAAAAACAATAAGTTGAGTGCTGCAGAAATGACGCTTCATGCAAAAACCATTGTGGATGGCTTAGATGTGGcctcaaatataaattattcagttttatctttaataaatttacacCTTTCTCTGGGTATGCCATTAACAAAACAGATGTTGATGTCTATGTTTGAAATTGTGGATATCCTGAAGAGTTTGTGGAATGCTGTCAGTAGAAATTATGATCAGATTATAAATTCTATGAATATGATTATACAACATTTAACATTTCAAGCGGTTTCTtcaatacttgaaataaaaaagacaTTGATAAGTGACAAAAAGTATGCCAATAAGAGGTTGGATGAGCTTACTTGTATTGTAATTGCAGAACAAACTATAAAAGGAGCTTCAACCTTGGAACGCAATATAGCAACTAATATTGCACTCAGTTTTGTGCCTGAAACAACATATATTGAGGATACATATGTGAAATTAGGGTTATTGcttgaaaaaatacaaataatatctgACTTTCCTAACAGCATTAAGAAACATTGCAATTGTTCCTGGCTTCTATGGCATCACAATATAATTCCAAtatattttgaacaaaattttaGCATGCAATTACAAGCTATAAAGTTAAAGTATTTTCTACTGGCATTAGAtgattgtgttattttattagaaGAAACAGATAAACTGTTTGACTTTAGCAGAGCCGCTGAGTTTAAAAACAAACTCAAAGTGATATTTGATGAACATGTCCTGAAAAATATTAGTCAGAACATAGAAACAAATCTACGTTTACATATCCATTCCCATTTACAATTAGATGTTGTAGATCCTTTAACGCATGATATGATAAAAAAGATATTACTTCTGTTAGACAACCTTCGTCTGCACAATATGTACATGTCAGTAATGCCATGTGTAGAACATTATCTGTCAAAGACTTGTTATAATTTAACCACTGTTGTCTTGTCGGACTGGAAAACCTATGGTGAAATGCGCCAAATGGCTAAGCTCaagttcaaggtgttgacaataCAGGACAACCTTCCAACTCAAACTTTGGAACAAGGTTTAGATGTATTGGAAATTATGCGCAACATTCATATATTTGTTTCCAGATATCAATACAACCTcaacaatcaaatatttattgAGAAAAGTAGTAATAACAAACATTTGAACTCAATAAATATAAGGCATATAGCTAACTCAATAAGGACCCACGGAACTGGTATAATGAACACAACAGTGAATTTCACTTATcagtttttaaagaataaattttatatattctccCAGTTCATGTACGATGAACAGATCAAATCGCGACTCGCTAAAGATCTCAGGAATTTCAAAGAAACATCAGGAGAGAAtggaaatgtttatttatacaagaatgcggaaaaatttaacaaaggAATCAAAGTCTTAGGAGTTGTAGAAGATGGGCAAAGTTATTTGGATCTGTTTAGAGATCTTATTAGTCAAATAGGTAATGCAATGGGATATGTTCGCATGATTAGATCTGGCGGCAGACATTGTTGTTGCGATGCGACAGCGTTTCTTCCCAACCTTGAAATAAGAGATTTCAAAGGACTCTGTGAACAGAATGCTCTTAACgaaaaaactatacataccGCTGATAATTTAGAAGACAATATTAATGATCTTGTAACAAATTTCATTCAAGGcacagaatattttaaattacttgtaGAAGTATTTGCTCCTGTTTTCAGAAATCCTAAAAATGTACatttgaaaaactttttcaTTATTGTACCACCATTGACACTGAATTTTGTAGAACATATGATTTTGTCAAAAgataaaatgtcaaagaaaaataaagctGGAGCAGCCTTCACTGATGATGGCTTTGCGATGGGTATTGCTTATATCCTCAAATTGTTGGACCAGGTACTTCATTTACTTATCCTAGCTCACTATAAGAAATTCTAatggttttattaattgtaaattataatagtgcatttttttaaagagcaactgttgagttttctcagcagaacctgccttccaaaccggtggttgtttcaaaagtgcttgtaaactatgtctacttgaagtaaaaaaaaaagaatatgatGATGAGAGTGCATAATTAGAATGAATCATGAATGCACTTTTTGGTGTATCTTACCTTATTGGTGTAATGGTGGAAAGACAGGGTCTTCTAAGACTATTGTAATAATTACTtatggacctgcctcgtaatcgtgttcgtcgattaaaaaactccaaaatacttttttgtttagttgaatggtataaaaaacatatatacctaatctaagTTCGTTTTGTTCACGAAATGACAATGTTGTTCGTGAATTTAGGTGCGCTATTAGTCTATAAGTAATTAGTCTTAGAGTTTTTCCCTGTAGTAATGTGTGCCAGTAGGGCTacagtttaattttgtttttatatatgttacgctcaaagatcgaaaacgtTTAGTAACCGGCCGAAAAATAGCTGACAACGTGTTGTAGTTacagtaaaacatccacatgccgaaattcgtgttatggctCTAATGAAAATGCGCACGACGCATTGTGGTAATCACAGAAAGACGAAATAGCGAAATTCGTGTCGTGGCTGACATGCTATTTGATCTCAATGCGTTCTGGCAATGAAGAAAAGCCATGACGCGTATGGAATATTATTTGATTACGAAGCACACCACTTTCCGGATCTTACTAGGCCTAGGCTGGAAACGTACCCTAGGCTACGAAACGAAAGGAAAAGGAAGCTattttccgctcactgagcgttttcgatctttgagcgtaacatatataataattctaattttaaattttctgtaCAGGACTCCAGTTTTGAGTCTCTTCACTGGTTTGATTCTGTATGGACTCACATAAAAAAGGAAAGAGAAAATATCAATGAGCAGAAAAGCAAAGGTTCTGTACAGTTGCAGCAAGCGTTAGCTCTTACAGAGAAGAAGATCAAGACTCTAGAAGATGAGTACAAGCTACTGTACTACAGCCTAACTAGTGCAAGAATATTCTTTAgatgaatatttatattctcCAAAAAGCTcatgttattataaattatatgctGACGGCTGTTGTAATTATTTTggatttaatatatattttaccttTTAGTAGGGAAGCCCAGTATGTTAAAATtacagttactcgagcgtcatggggaccgattgcattttaattggtaaatttacttttttcgtttttagcggtggaaaaaaaactacagacttaaAAGCAatctttttattactttggcttactgaaattttcagaaaattttaatgattaattaggttatttccttcaaaataagtaaaaaattaatcgcgctcgtatcttgagaactaaaatataagggttttattttgtaacttacgttacgctcaaatcgtcagattttcgaaatgtgcagtttttacctaacaactcacctaccttatcattttttgacggcctccgtggcgcggtggatttacgagacagaggtcctgggttagatccccggctggaccgattgagattttcttaattggtcctggtctggctggtggtggcagttagcgttccggtacgatgccgtgtagaaaccaaaaggggtgtggattttcattctcctcctaacaagttagcccgcttccatcttagattgcatcatcacttatcatcaggtgagattgtagtcaagggctaacttgtaaacaaaaaaaaagttcataaTCAAACGTGCTGGTTGAATATTTCTgaagttggtttttttttctggttgccctaaacgtacccaccaatattaagggctcatacttggtggaggtactcaacaacgtgcaaggcaaggtcccttatgtttatctgccacGCAcacgagtaactgcaaaaatcccctcctTGGATCCCCTACTATTTTCTTCATTGgtgttatatttaaatacatattataaggaatgttgaaataaaaaaatacgtttatcGTTGTTGATgttgatatattataattatagtttttttaacataagaTTATTATCGCTACTACACCTGCGCCTATCGAGCAATTTCGCTAAACGAATACATTAAAAGTTAAGTCCtacttacatataatattagACATGTAACATTGACACAcctataaatttaaaacaaattaaactaCTTTAGTC harbors:
- the LOC112044776 gene encoding WASH complex subunit 4 — its product is MRTDVDKEAGTYVLRSYGEFFKKQYQDYISLLEDESREDNKTFSPIQVVLESSELVPITDLVSSDNAVITKVLSVLTSLCVEIHDLKKEAFESHFKFLSVYDEYAQSDISAQMESICLLNTFLSRCNDTLNNLCCQIFAIFNEDIVNLNGIQWHFMINKIGEIFTLIVILEMLISRCTITSNWNNFRKTLKVYDTKHNDLGLDEEKLGALNGAVNNITAKLMNDDIIQSTLQNLLMLRKNYLSLKNCSVVTAEFTQYIKLAITNLDKLAQDKPSGDNLYKCIKINALFVLNTHLFGNNDKKTFKSLMELNTKAHSIFVIGTAIWFPEQFLQRFVPALCGNYNKLSQGMLKARQAYMSTKKMSLTKDIVSLQYICSQWALTVEEVFSKNNKLSAAEMTLHAKTIVDGLDVASNINYSVLSLINLHLSLGMPLTKQMLMSMFEIVDILKSLWNAVSRNYDQIINSMNMIIQHLTFQAVSSILEIKKTLISDKKYANKRLDELTCIVIAEQTIKGASTLERNIATNIALSFVPETTYIEDTYVKLGLLLEKIQIISDFPNSIKKHCNCSWLLWHHNIIPIYFEQNFSMQLQAIKLKYFLLALDDCVILLEETDKLFDFSRAAEFKNKLKVIFDEHVLKNISQNIETNLRLHIHSHLQLDVVDPLTHDMIKKILLLLDNLRLHNMYMSVMPCVEHYLSKTCYNLTTVVLSDWKTYGEMRQMAKLKFKVLTIQDNLPTQTLEQGLDVLEIMRNIHIFVSRYQYNLNNQIFIEKSSNNKHLNSINIRHIANSIRTHGTGIMNTTVNFTYQFLKNKFYIFSQFMYDEQIKSRLAKDLRNFKETSGENGNVYLYKNAEKFNKGIKVLGVVEDGQSYLDLFRDLISQIGNAMGYVRMIRSGGRHCCCDATAFLPNLEIRDFKGLCEQNALNEKTIHTADNLEDNINDLVTNFIQGTEYFKLLVEVFAPVFRNPKNVHLKNFFIIVPPLTLNFVEHMILSKDKMSKKNKAGAAFTDDGFAMGIAYILKLLDQDSSFESLHWFDSVWTHIKKERENINEQKSKGSVQLQQALALTEKKIKTLEDEYKLLYYSLTSARIFFR